In Trichoderma atroviride chromosome 2, complete sequence, one DNA window encodes the following:
- a CDS encoding uncharacterized protein (EggNog:ENOG41~TransMembrane:7 (o20-41i53-72o84-109i121-149o169-188i209-226o246-275i)), with the protein MAANCGSTCPTENGFFTNDLSIGGSAVFLALYAFLTPVTFYQGYRFRTPGFSALLATGLSFEVLGFLGRILLQKGRDHQGYFALALLGSILGATFICSAMSIILPHILALFGDRHAPCQSLFTAFLLSALLMVSLILNIIGIVFVAYGYEGVSRDRSADIIAGGLGAQAFLLLVISAVYTSFIVGLRPEAEAPSPVHSDIYYSSRFSRFLRCMEIATFLLLGHTIYRIFEMIGGIDGTLFQSEPAFIIMDALVPFLACVLLTVAHPGAAFGSSWASTSSRKCKRRGPSLPPLQTSFSHAVHHRYDPNIRQQFSPSTQRPLRETKPPPTYGSYGLPSSPRPLNKPPSPIILSPISARAVNPENLSERLERWVVPPELVDSDELW; encoded by the exons ATGGCAGCTAACTGTGGCTCAACATGCCCTACTGAGAACGGATTCTTCACAAATGATCTTAGTATCGGGGGCAGTGCAGTCTTCCTCGCTCTCTACGCCTTCTTGACACCCGTCACCTTCTACCAGGGGTATCGGTTCCGCACTCCGGGTTTTTCTGCCTTGCTGGCAACTGGACTGTCTTTTGAGGTCTTGGGATTTCTGGGGAGAATACTCTTGCAAAAAGGCCGAGACCACCAAGGCTACTttgccctcgccctcttggGAAGCATTCTAGGAGCAACATTCATATGCAGTGCCATGTCGATTATACTGCCTCATATACTTGCCCTCTTTGGAGATCGGCACGCACCATGCCAGTCACTCTTTACAGCTTTCCTCCTGAGTGCTCTGCTCATGGTGAGCCTTATACTCAACATAATCGGCATTGTTTTTGTTGCTTATGGGTATGAGGGAGTAAGC CGTGATCGAAGTGCCGATATCATTGCCGGAGGCCTGGGTGCTCAAGCTTTCTTATTGCTAGTCATCTCTGCAGTGTATACTAGCTTTATCGTTGGTTTGAGGCCCGAAGCCGAGGCTCCAAGTCCAGTACACTCAGATATCTATTATTCCAGTCGCTTTTCTCGGTTCCTTCGTT GCATGGAAATAGCaacctttcttcttctcgggcACACGATATATCGGATTTTCGAAATGATTGGAGGTATAGATGGCACTCTGTTTCAGAGCGAGCCAGCTTTCATAATCATGGACGCACTTGTTCCATTTCTCGCTTGTGTCCTCTTAACGGTGGCCCATCCAGGTGCCGCGTTTGGATCGTCATGGGCTTCAACATCCTCTCGGAAATGCAAGCGTCGTGGGCCTTCTCTGCCGCCACTACAAACGTCGTTTAGCCACGCTGTCCATCACCGCTACGATCCTAATATCCGCCAACAATTTTCTCCTTCTACTCAACGGCCACTTCGGGAGACTAAGCCCCCGCCCACGTACGGCTCCTACGGTTTACCCTCATCTCCACGGCCATTGAACAAGCCACCGAGCCCGATCATCTTGTCACCAATATCGGCCCGAGCGGTAAACCCAGAGAATCTGAGTGAACGATTGGAGAGGTGGGTAGTGCCCCCGGAGTTGGTTGACAGTGACGAGCTATGGTAG
- a CDS encoding uncharacterized protein (EggNog:ENOG41), translating to MSIIISLDNQPEFYTNLDAVSGKVILNLPRSEQIGSIVVKLEGESGTALQVPKNYGYDPITARAGPPPGPPGSFVSENHKILYKLVKVFPDDYYESSSSPYGSYPLDAGQHQFPFKFKLPINNACSNPQAMARIGGLAGIGGYGASGGLFGLSGVRVMDGSKQLYLRHATATLPPSLTGFPMAAEIRYYIKVTVQRPGLLKENWRYQLGFKFLPIEPPRPPITGQEAFARRPFTFQPRTPGQKKRSSIFSSRKNDYLASPTPDSPTPPSIEISARLPHPSILTCNQPIPLRLIAKKLVDSPEQVYLTSFQLELFSLTEIRAHGLASPKGNRWIVASYTDLEIPPMRSGRQSRGRTDTVG from the coding sequence ATGTCCATCATCATTTCGCTGGATAACCAGCCAGAGTTCTACACCAATCTCGATGCAGTCTCGGGCAAAGTCATTCTGAATCTCCCTCGGAGCGAGCAAATCGGCTCCATTGTCGTCAAGCTCGAGGGAGAGTCAGGCACAGCTCTGCAGGTCCCCAAAAACTACGGCTACGATCCCATCACTGCGCGCGCCGGTCCGCCACCGGGGCCTCCGGGCAGCTTCGTCAGCGAGAACCACAAGATCCTTTACAAGCTGGTCAAGGTTTTTCCAGACGACTACTACGaaagctcctccagccccTACGGGTCGTATCCCCTCGATGCCGGCCAGCACCAGTTTCCCTTCAAGTTCAAGCTGCCCATCAACAATGCCTGCAGCAACCCTCAAGCCATGGCAAGAATCGGCGGCCTGGCCGGCATAGGAGGCTATGGAGCCAGCGGTGGCCTCTTTGGATTGAGCGGTGTCAGGGTCATGGACGGCTCCAAGCAACTGTATCTGCGGCATGCTACAGCAACGCTGCCACCATCACTGACTGGCTTTCCTATGGCGGCGGAGATCCGGTATTATATCAAGGTTACGGTCCAACGGCCCGGACTTTTGAAAGAAAACTGGCGCTATCAGCTCGGCTTCAAGTTCCTGCCCATTGAACCGCCTCGGCCTCCCATCACCGGCCAAGAAGCCTTCGCTCGACGGCCCTTTACCTTCCAGCCGCGGACACCAGGACAGAAGAAGCGCAGTTCAATATTTAGCAGCAGAAAGAATGACTATTTGGCGAGTCCTACCCCCGACTCcccaacgccgccatcaaTAGAGATTTCAGCCCGGTTACCGCATCCTTCCATTCTCACGTGTAATCAGCCAATTCCCCTCCGGCTCATTGCAAAGAAGCTCGTAGACAGCCCCGAGCAAGTCTACCTGACATCATTTCAGTTGGAGCTGTTTAGCTTGACGGAAATCAGGGCACATGGATTGGCCAGTCCCAAAGGCAACCGCTGGATTGTTGCCTCCTATACCGACCTCGAAATCCCCCCTATGCGCTCCGGACGACAAAGTCGGGGAAGAACTGATACTGTCGGATGA
- a CDS encoding uncharacterized protein (EggNog:ENOG41), with translation MPPRPPQDPLYPPQLPPGDIPAYEDVPPPSYDEAMAENLSGPFDGLRPRPAYSGITNENAPSEMPMGPVKS, from the coding sequence ATGCCTCCCAGGCCTCCGCAAGATCCGTTATACCCTCCGCAGCTCCCACCAGGCGATATTCCGGCTTATGAAGACGTGCCGCCTCCGAGCTACGACGAAGCGATGGCAGAGAACCTGTCTGGGCCGTTTGACGGTTTACGGCCCCGGCCGGCCTATAGTGGCATAACAAATGAGAATGCGCCTAGCGAGATGCCCATGGGCCCGGTTAAAAGCTAG
- a CDS encoding uncharacterized protein (EggNog:ENOG41~TransMembrane:1 (n22-33c38/39o216-236i)) gives MPCQARILFLASSRQFFLFSPSSFPLFSFLFFFPPTLSSSVPWFVSSLQSSFCVSLSPIVNLAIDNPGYPVFFFPLPTFSLSNKTKKRSKRQFNPPPKKPSFPALPPGHFSLPLGLASHLFSLSIASGWSVTCLPHFSPTELPRLITKPQRSPLTRPFFFPDPFCLHPLHVSRLTQQTKQTLPSDTMAAIDKQLIAARDVASQLMKRKNFAAREPGVIVVFCIVFIVGVGVLGLLIHKWIQRRKAATKSQI, from the exons ATGCCGTGCCAGGCGCGAATCCTTTTTCTGGCTTCCAGTCGccaattctttttattttcgccctcctcttttcctcttttctcttttctttttttctttcctccaACCCTCTCGTCGTCCGTGCCTTGGTTCGTCTCGTCTCTCCAGAGCAGTTTCTGCGTGTCTCTCTCGCCAATCGTCAATCTCGCCATCGACAATCCAGGCTAccccgtcttttttttccctcttccaaCCTTTTCGCTAagcaacaagacaaaaaaaaggtcaaagCGCCAATTCAatcccccccccaaaaagcCAAGTTTTCCGGCCCTCCCCCCTGGGCATTTTTCCCTCCCCCTTGGCCTCGCCTCGCATCTTTTTTCGCTCTCAATTGCCAGCGGGTGGTCCGTGACGTGCCTCCCCCACTTTTCCCCTACCGAGCTCCCGCGCCTTATAACAAAACCTCAGCGCAGTCCACTTACgcgaccttttttttttccagacCCTTTCTGCCTTCATCCTCTGCACGTCTCACGTCTCACCCAACAG aCAAAGCAAACTCTCCCCTCAGACACAATGGCCGCCATCGACAAGCAACTCATTGCCGCCCGGGATGTTGCCTCCCAGCTCATGAAGCGAAAGAACTTCGCTGCTAGAGAGCCTGGTGTCATTGTCGTCTTCtgcatcgtcttcatcg TCGGTGTTGGTGTGCTTGGTCTCCTCATCCACAAGTGGATCCAGAGGAGAAAAGCTGCCACCAAGTCTCAGATCTAG
- a CDS encoding uncharacterized protein (EggNog:ENOG41~TransMembrane:8 (i31-51o57-77i98-128o134-154i161-177o183-203i311-330o336-353i)), protein MATAWLARLRRRNAHNLSTFRDAPLAEISGSLGDLGTLLPLMIALAAKGYIDLGSTLVFSGVFNVLTGLVFGIPLPVQPMKAIAAAAISAREDPSMGVVVAAGQWVGAAVFLMSITGLLRAAVAFVPIPVVKGIQLGAGLSLIIGAGSSLLQPLHWLHPALDNRLWALAAFLVLIFTQDKPRFPYALGFFLLALVLALVQVLASDDQSSLPWFQVWRPRFVLPSWIGAGDAPALWMAVGQLPLTTLNSIIAVSALASDLLPDIPSPSVTSIGFSVALMNLSGTWFGAMPVCHGAGGLAAQYRFGARSGASVIILGLFKVALGLLFGQTLVNLLTEIPHGLLGVMVVAAGLELAKVGHTLNQGAPDLWHESARQGGLVSPRLHRQLSDEERLERWTIMLVTTAGILAFKNDAVGFLAGMLCHFSYRLSERFMGWKNSHSIISSERAPLLR, encoded by the exons ATGGCAACCGCCTGGCTGGCCCGACTGCGGCGCCGCAACGCCCACAACCTCAGCACCTTTCGAGATGCGCCCCTGGCCGAGATATCCGGCTCTCTGGGCGACCTGGGCACGCTGCTTCCCCTGATGATCGCTCTCGCCGCCAAGGGGTACATCGACCTGGGCTCGACGCTTGTCTTTTCCGGCGTCTTCAATGTGCTCACCGGCCTTGTCTTTGGCATACCCTTGCCGGTGCAGCCCATGAAG gccatcgccgccgccgccatctccGCGCGCGAAGACCCCTCCAtgggcgtcgtcgtcgccgcgGGCCAATGGGTTGGCGCAGCAGTCTTTCTCATGAGCATCACGGGCCTCCTCCGCGCCGCCGTGGCCTTTGTGCCCATCCCCGTCGTCAAAGGCATCCAGCTCGGCGCAGGCCTCtccctcatcatcggcgcggGCTCGTCCCTCCTGCAGCCGCTTCACTGGCTGCATCCCGCGCTGGACAACCGCCTCTGGGCCCTGGCGGCCTTtctcgtcctcatcttcacGCAGGACAAGCCGCGGTTCCCCTAtgcgctgggcttcttcctGCTGGCCCTCGTGCTGGCCCTCGTCCAGGTGCTGGCTTCCGACGACCAGAGCAGCTTGCCTTGGTTCCAGGTGTGGCGGCCGCGCTTTGTGCTTCCGTCGTGGATTGGCGCGGGGGACGCCCCGGCTCTGTGGATGGCGGTTGGGCAGCTTCCCCTGACGACGCTGAATTCCATCATCGCGGTGAGTGCGCTGGCCAGCGACTTGCTGCCGGATATACCCTCTCCGTCCGTCACGTCTATAGGTTTCAGCGTGGCGCTCATGAACCTCTCGGGAACCTGGTTTGGAGCCATGCCCGTGTGCCACGGCGCCGGAGGCCTGGCAGCTCAATATCGCTTCGGAGCGCGCAGCGGCGCCAGCGTAATCATCTTGGGTCTTTTCAAAGTCGCCTTGGGACTATTATTTGGCCAGACGCTCGTCAATCTACTGACGGAGATCCCACATGGCCTTCTCGGCGTCATGGTCGTGGCGGCCGGCTTGGAGCTGGCAAAGGTTGGGCACACGCTGAACCAAGGCGCCCCTGATTTGTGGCACGAATCTGCTCGGCAGGGCGGCCTTGTCAGCCCGAGATTACATCGACAGCTATCGGATGAGGAACGTCTAGAACGATGGACCATTATGCTGGTGACGACGGCTGGTATCTTGGCCTTTAAGAATGACGCAGTTGGCTTCCTGGCTGGCATGCTTTGCCATTTCTCGTATAGGCTCTCGGAACGATTCATGGGCTGGAAGAACAGTCACTCCATCATCTCGAGCGAACGAGCGCCTTTACTACGATGA